One Odontesthes bonariensis isolate fOdoBon6 chromosome 12, fOdoBon6.hap1, whole genome shotgun sequence genomic window, AagcctaaaaacacatgcaggGGGTTTAGATGTTTTGTTCTCCAATTGactgataaagttttttttgtttgtttttaagaatCATATTGGAAAGCCCTGAGTACTGTAGAGACTTTTTTACCCCCTGAAGTTACACTCCAGGAAGTGGACTTTTCATGTGAAATTTTGGTCATTGTTACCATAGACATTTGTATATGTCTATGATTGTTACCATTCCCAACCAGCCTGCTAAAGAGACCACGTGCTGTCATTGTActtaactgtaaaaaaaaaaaaaaaataataattcttcTGTTGTTGCGATATTCACTTGGAGTGCTCTGCTTTTTAGGAGTTTTTGTCCAAAGGCCACGGGGAATACAGAGAAATCTCCAGTGAGAAAGACTTTTTCGGTGAGGTAAAAGATAGCAAGAATGTTGTCTGCCACTTCTACAGAAATTCCACCTTCAGGTAAGTCTATAGCTAGTAATTATATTTACAAAGTTCCAGAGTTATGCAACACACGTATATGAATGTGAACTTTAATTCAATCAACAGATCACTAACCAAGACCACTACTAATATTTATACTTGGCCCTAAAAATGTATCTTTGTTTGTAGCCAAATTTTAATCAAGAACCTTACTCGCCTTTAGCTAAAAGTCTGCTTTGTTAACACCTTGTGTTGTTAAACAGTTTATGATAAATTGGCtgaatttgtcattttttttccctctaccTCTTACATGTAGATGTAAGATCCTCGACAAACACTTGGCCATCTTGGCCAAAAAGCACGTCGAGACCAAATTCATCAAACTGAATGCAGAAAAGGCGCCGTTTCTGACAGAGAGGCTGTCCATCAAAGTTCTGCCTACACTGGCTCTGCTTATAGACGGGAAAACAAAGGACTATGTGGTTGGATTCGGTGATCTGGGCAACACGGACGAGTTTCCCACAGAGATGCTGGAATGGAGACTTggatgtgcagatgttattaACTACAGGTGAGACGTAGAGTACACTCACTCCTCCTCCTTTAAGACTTCATACTGTCACTTGCTCTAATACAGACTCTGTTACTGTTACTGactttttaaatttgattttaacatcctttttttgttgttctagTGGTAACCTGATGGAGCCCCCAACAGTCGCGAAGAAATCAAGCTCAAAGTTCagaaaagtggagaagaaaactaTCAGAGGGCGAGGATACGACTCTGATTCCGATTCGGACGACTGAAAAGCTCCAATGTCTCGTAGACAGCCCGCTTCAATTTTTCCTCCCTCTCTAAGTGACTCACTCAATCACCACATTTGTTTCTAAAAATTCAGTTTTGATTCTTTCAAAGCagtctgtctcagcctcatttTATCAAGCATCTTTCACGTTTCAGATTTGAAATTTAAGTAACAGCATATGTGCTTCATAAACGAGGAATCCTTACTGAGCCACTCCATCATGTGTCATTTGGCCTTCACTGTGTTGTTCATGCTGtctttttttaacacattgactcccaagtcacgtaaaactacgtttttactgcccatgcgttggctcccaaatggtaaaaatacgtttttacgtttttttttttttatggattctgaatctatacattctaatgcacattctgtgtgatttttgtaattatgtgatgaacagaactgacatagatggcagtcaaaaactggtgtcatcatctggacattttgatcaatacaccaatggctttgcgtcaacgcaagaacaattttgataacgctgcattgattgttgtgcatttccgcattttgtccaatcgcacgtgtcggtttccagagggtgacggtaaagtaacataaacaaacaacaagaaggagaagaagacacgcgacaagtctaaggaggcggtcttatgaacaggttagctttgcaacatgcgacacgacgcaaatcctctgacccggatatgtaagtatctaaagtgccacaggctgaaagagcgcacgtttcacaaaagccccgatatctcagtttgttgttgattttggtggaaacctgctttggtttagctaaggatagctcgctaatggcagcacctagagacacgcagttttgacccacaaagagtttaaagtctcagctttcaaacgagccataacatgtttcagtggccctatcacataatatgctgtgactgtacaaaaaacgtcaaaaaaatggtttggaacgctgggagtctacgacataattctggaaaaaccgctggtagtcaatgtgttaagagGATAGAAACTTGGAAGCTTTGTTTAATTCACAGACATGTTCAGTTGGTTCTGCATTATACGTTACCTTGTAACTGTCTGAATCTAATGTGAAAACAGTCAGTGATGCGTGTGTGTGCCAAGATCAAATGTATTCTGATTTTTACCCTCTGAATGCATTGTTAAACGACATGACCTTGTAGCAAGAGTTTGACTTAAACAAtgaaaatttaataaaaacCGTAAAAAGGTGCTGAACGTGATCCATAGATTTTTCATCTTCCTTTTTTCCTATAAGCTCATGGTCGGGGGGGACGGGGACTGATGAGATGAGATCCCTCCTTTCTTCACGCTGTTACTGCAAcggccgtttttttttttttttttctcactcctGTAGTAAATCTATAATCTATTTtaggattgttttttttatgttgtctgtTAAGGCTCCTTATGGCCTCTCACCCAGCTACATATCTGACCTCCAAGCTTCGTTCAGATGCGAGTGTGTTAACATCGAGTGACGATTGCTTCCTTTCCCCGTTTCCTAATGCGACTGCAGCGTAAACATTATTTCCAGTTGGCAACAAATGGTTGGGAGACCATTCAAATCCAGCTATTCCAGACCAACGCGAAACACGTTCAATTCTCTGTGTGGAAGAATCGGACTGGAAGCTACGAGTTTTTGAACGACTTTTATGAACAATAAAACTTGAACATGGCAGAACAGAAGCAGGACTAAGACTCAATGGCCTGTTGTTCGACAGGTTGGAGGAGGCGACGCACAATCAGCTCGCCTTTGGTGTTGATGTACGTGTCGGCCATGTCCTGCTCTGCAGGGAGCCCATAGGGAGTCTTTAGAGGCTGTATCCTGcgaggagagagaaaatagaaaAGACGAGAAGGAAGTTGGTGagttttgtgaaattatttttgtCTTGTGAAAGGACTCATCTCAATCTTTTCTGGCAAGCTTTGATGATTTACAGATACTATGAATAATATAAAACAGATGCTTGGCCACGTCTGGTACAGCGATCCTACCTCACAAGGTGCTTGACGAATTTCAGCTGGCTGTTGACCGCAGGTGTATTTTTGTGAATTACAGGTACGTAGGCCTGAATGAAAGACATAAAAACAGAGTTGGTGggcgaaagaaaaaaaaaaaaaaaaactgctacgAGCTGGAGAGATTCTTGCCTCTAGAAAATCTCATCAGAGGTTCTTTGTGCCTTTTATAGTCAACAGATGCTGTATGAGCTTCGGGTGATAGAATCAAGCTTGCAATCTGGCTTCTAAAATGCATCTTGGCCAAAAACGGTAAATGGTTTTGTGAGCTTTGTGAGTCCTGGCTGAAAATGGCCCACTCGCTCCTTTAACATACATTTACTGGGTGTCTTCAAAATCTTGTGTTTTccacaacatgtttttttttgttttcctgtgaACCATAAAGAGATGTCTACAAAGAAAACCTTAGTAGTTGGCTCTAAATACGACTGTAGCCTTACCTTCTGAAGGCCGAGGTGTTTCACCATCTCTTTCTCCCAGTGCGGCCTTCGCATCACACTTCTCACCCGTGTCACTATATGCAGTTTGTGGGGTTGGTCTGGATCGCCACCATACTTCTCGTGCTCTTTAGATCTCTCGGCAAAAAGCTGTCAGAAGAAAAACACGGAGCTTTGGACAACAGAGTAACTGAGCCTCAAAAGGTGCTTCATTACTTCAATGACTTTATTCCCGTGTTAGGGGGAACCTGGGGAAACCCCTCAGTGACGGGCGCCTGATGACTCCCCCACGCCTCCTTTTCTCCATTTATAAGTTACACAAACTGGACCAAGCTGAAATTTCACAAATTTACCTCTTGTGGAATCCTTGCTTTGGAGAATTTGCTGCGTGCCGACACGGACCACCAGCAAGGTGACAAAACTGCTGATTCTTTCAGGGTCTGTTCCACGGAAACACAATAAGAGTtggaggaggggaaaaaaaaacattatagtATGACCCAGAAGGTAAGTTTGTCTCTTAATCCGAAGCATCATACGCAGTGTTCCAGACACTACGAGTTTGTCACAATTGCAACAGTGACCCCTATCGCATCAGCATCTTGGTGTAAATGACCATTGCAGCCTGTTTCAGGCTGTTTCAATTTACAGTTCGGGTATTTGTTTGGTAGGTAACTGGTtgccagatttttctttttttcctgtcagcagatgaaaaaagaaaaacacaatgtaTGGCGGAAATAAAGGCACCGCACAACACCACCAAAGCCTGGTTTTAAAACGTGAAGCATAGTGGATGGAGAGGTGAGGTACTCCATGGATTTGCATATTCCGTTTTGTCTAATTTCCCTTAATCGATACTGAATCAAATATGGCAGACATCTGTGGAATAACATACACCCATTCCTGCGAGCTCACAGGGAGCTCATCTgttacacctttcctcactttactctctttttcccctgtttaatttctcaaatgatattatgtacatgtgacattattgtggtcattaactcgtgtttccctgttccaacaggtatccgttgaatggtgttacagtggtttttttcccctcttttctgtcttctcaaaccccagctggtggaggcggatggccaccttTCCCGAGTCtgattctgccagaggtttcttcctgttaaaagggagtcgttcctttccacagtcgcctcaggcacgctcaggacgggagattggactgaagacaagtttcggtgcaatctgttggtttctttagctaggaaattgtttttgaattggctctatatgaatgaatttgattattttataaataattatgattacaatgaatttaattccaattggcttgaattggactttattatttaagtgccttgagatgacatttgttgtatttggcgctatataaataaaaatgaattgaattgaatcgatCTAAAAATACGGTATCTTTACACAAGAAACATATGAACGGGTTTCCGGTTAATGCACATTTTATTATAGACGTACTTTTTGCAATATATCTaaatagtattttttattttttttgtatatttattctTTTGTGAGATATATGTCACTTTGATGGAGGGGGGGGCTTAACTTTGAAATGCTTATCGTTTCCGTCTATACTTCTGACTGAGACCAAATGTATTGAACATTACAAATGTAATGTTACGTCACGCAGAATATCATGTTTGTAAACACCGACAACGCCATCTGATTGTTACATTTGCACAATTGAAGTCTCAAACACCAGAAATACTCATCATTGTGCTTACCTTTACCGAAAGAGAGCTCAGACCGCGACAGACAGCTGACATGTTGAATTTCTACACGCCAAGGTTACGGCCCTGCTAACTGCTAATAAAAAACGTGAGCGTGATGTTGCTAAGGTTGATGACAGACGACCCGTTTTcaaaccattttcacaacaatttaAGGTAAAACGTTTCTTCAGAGAAGGAAAATAACAAGAGACAGTAATCACATTCGCGCAGAGTTCTCTCCACTGTGCTTCTCAACCGGAAATGTAAGGAGTTACACCTAATTTGCACCGATGTGCCAAACGCGCCCCCGAGTATTGACcttatcttttattttcagtCTTCATTTGAGagttttaaaacaataaaaaatatacatattCAAGGTTTAAAATATTTAGATGTCTTATATACGCTTATCATATATGTTTAATCATGTTTTACCATTTAATATGTTTCCATCCAGCTTCCACGACCCAAAATGCAGGCATAACGTTTCTCCGGGAGTTATTTTTGTGGCACACTCGTGCAACTGCCAGCTTGGGAGGTAAGAGCTACTTTCCCCAACACTTTTCCTGTTTCTAGTGAAGCATGAAACCACGTTAGTTTCATAGGATTTATTAAAGGAAAGACGATACACGGAACAATGACACAAAACCACGTGTCAGGGATGGAGGCATCCGCCGTCTCCGTTCTGAAGCGTGCGGTAGAGCTGGACCACAGCGGGCGTTTCCAGGAGTCTCTGGTGTGCTACCAGGAAGGCATCCAGCTGCTTATTGACGCGCTGAAAGGTCTcctattttcttcttttaaccCATAGCTTAAAAAGCCTGAAAGACATGAAccatcacctttttttttgcgttttctgTGTCATTCAAGCAGCTGTTAAAGACGAGACAAAGAGAGGGCACTACAGGGAGAAGATCAAGGGCTACATGGACAGAGCAGAGCAAATCAAAGCCCACGTGAACCAGCTGAAAGAAGGTACTGTAGTTCTCCAGTAAAGGTTGTAAAGCAAGCCAGCCAGCCAACGTGGGTCTCTGCCCCGGTCGATGCTGAATCGACCTGCTGAGACCAGTCAGTGGGGATTTATGTGAATGCACATTTACGCAACGTGAAATCTGCCATCATTAGCTATTTCTGAAAACAGAAGGTGCTGATGATCACTTTTCCCAGTAATCCAGTTactttttttactttacatCGCATGCACATTTTCCCAGTCTGTGTAATGGCCACACA contains:
- the mrpl30 gene encoding large ribosomal subunit protein uL30m — translated: MSAVCRGLSSLSVKTLKESAVLSPCWWSVSARSKFSKARIPQELFAERSKEHEKYGGDPDQPHKLHIVTRVRSVMRRPHWEKEMVKHLGLQKAYVPVIHKNTPAVNSQLKFVKHLVRIQPLKTPYGLPAEQDMADTYINTKGELIVRRLLQPVEQQAIES
- the txndc9 gene encoding thioredoxin domain-containing protein 9 — translated: MASQQIDILTKVLEQSAKVVEDQVDAHLSKLNELDDDDLERLKEKRLEALKKAQKQRQEFLSKGHGEYREISSEKDFFGEVKDSKNVVCHFYRNSTFRCKILDKHLAILAKKHVETKFIKLNAEKAPFLTERLSIKVLPTLALLIDGKTKDYVVGFGDLGNTDEFPTEMLEWRLGCADVINYSGNLMEPPTVAKKSSSKFRKVEKKTIRGRGYDSDSDSDD